The sequence gaaactatgcaggaagatgagtgttgaaaagattcacatcataagaaaagtctggtctggttcatggtaacctgaggtatatgcaaaccaaggttaagtgatgcctcaagtaattgtgaaatatcagaggcatcaaaggggggaatgtgatgtaattccagtaaaatacaagtttagcaggctaagattgccacaaggcatatgtatgtatatgtgtttgtagtatcagttacttaattacacgtagctaagatactgtcatcactgtactgaccaggtgcaggaatgtaagaactggaattacgcgtccctctcctttgtatcagatgagccacgtggttagaccggatggatgagtttagactctattcattaaataggttaagggtatgtgtgggtgtagttaattgtgggaggagctacagtgctatataaggaatgtactctatgtattcagtactcagactttgctgtattttggtgacgctagtccctctgagtcccgatcggtgatccaataaagaatctcttccttcctgaagaaacctgtgtccatctctctgtgcttggcttccgtcagtttctccggtatcagtaccagGTGTCATATAATGCACTAGGTGTAACATACTAGCTGTCATATAATGCACTAGGTGTCATATACTAGGTGTAATATACTAGCTGTCATATAATGCGCTAGGTGTAATATACTAGGTGTCATAAAATGCACTAGGTGTCCTATAATGTACTAGGTGTAATAAACTAGGTGTCCTATAATGCACTAGATTTAATATACTAGGTGTAATATAATATACTAGGTGTAATATACTTAGGTGTCCTATAATGTACTAGGTGTAATATACTTAGGTGTCCTATAATGCACTAGGTGTAATATACTTAGGTGTCCTATAATGCACTAGGTGTAATATACTTAGGTGTCCTATAATGCACTAGGTGTAATATACTTAGGTGTCCTATAATGCACTAGGTGTAATATACTAGGTGTCTCTAAGGTGACCACTTCCTGTCACGCGGCCACAGCTCGGCCGTTACATTCGCGAATACCTTAAGCAACGCCCTCCTCGTCGGTGATTGGTCGAATTCTGCTCTCTCTCGGGCCCTCGCGCCAGACAGTTTGTTTTCCGTGTGACGTGTTTCCGTCTCCGGTAAAGCTGTCATGGCGCTGGAAACCGTTCAAAGGATGATGGACGACGAAGAATTGGAGGATGGGGAGGTCAGCGATTCCGACACCGACATGAAAGTAGGGGCCACCGGCGACAAGGCCCAGCATCAGCAGGTATGGAAATAGGATAATGGGCCAggtcacacacagtgacagtttaTATAGAGAACCATTGCAGGCAGTGCTGGCCGAGCTACCAGCAGCATGATCtgcagctcactgacacacagagggaAACAGCCCTGTGACAGCACGAACCCTGGGTCAGCTTTACACACAGCACTAGCATCACTGCTTTACTAATGTGGGAATTGTTGGTCTTTTGTTCATTACTTTTATCTTAATACTTTTACTAATATGTTAGTGACAATATCTGAGAAACTGAAGTTATTCAGTAACCTGACTGggttttatttaaagtaaaaaattccaaggaaatttcaaatttaaaaggacactatagtcaccagtacaactacagcttattgaatttgttctggtgagtagaatcattaccttcaggctttttgctgtaaacactgtcttttcagagaaaatgcagtgtttacattacagcctagtgataacttcaatggccactcctcagatggctactagaggagcTTTCTGGGGCCGttgagtgtctccacactctgaatgtagacactgaactttcctcataaagatagattcattgattcaattcatatttatgaggagatgctgattggccagggctgtggtttcacttgtgctggctctgtcctgatctgcctccttgacaagctcagccaatccaatgcttccatatgggaaagcattgcaatTGGCTCAGAacatcacttctgatgtcagccaagcaggcagatcaggtgcagagccagccgcagcagactgaaataaaggtaagattttactatatttaggggaacaaggggggaagATTGTGTttttatagagtcaggaatacgtttgtgttccttaccATATATTGTTTCTTTAGGTTCAAATAGCTCAACTGGAAACTTTCTCTAAACTGTCAACTTTAGCTACTCTGTCCTAAAAcgtgaatttactttgaattcttactataGTAATAACACTGTCAGAATTTTCAGTTACAATGACTATGGCTGAGTTTATTCTTTGGAGTATTAGTACTAAAATATACATGTTCTTTAGTAAGCAAATGAGAGCATGGCTTTTACAAGAATGTTAACCCCAGTATTTTGATTTTGTTCCATAATTTTAaacttgcaaaaataaataaaagtgcacTCACTGGATTTATTTTCAATTGATTGCAATCCTGCTGCCCTTTTTTATCCACAGCAGTAATAAACACAGATGTCGCACTGTGGCTATAAATATGCTGAGACATCGAGTGCAGATCCCTTAttttaatctctctctctctcgtgtgtatgtatatgtattttttttttaattcattatagTAACACTAAttcagtttacattttattttttctgatttatgttaaacttttttttttcttttttttttttttttactcctccttTTTCCAGAAACTTAATTACAGAAGTAACACTCATCTTCCATCCAGTATCCCATACCGTTCCATTAAGGGACTGGATTCTAGTGACGATAGCCTTTCAGATTCTGGTGACGAAGATATAGCGCCATGGAGACGAAAACGTCAGAAATCTTCTCATCCGCCTCCAGAAATTTCCAGGCCAGCTTTTCCTTTTGTTCCAGGCCAGGAGAGACAGACTGGGTCATCAGGTGCAAAACTAAACATCTGGGCTAGTGTTTTACAAGAACAGACACAAGAGGCAGTAGCATCTGAGCTTGGTATAATGGACATGGAAGGCCAAATAGACATGAGCAGGCAGTCTGAAACATATAATTATATCCTAGCAAAGAAAATGATGGAGAAGACAAACCAAGAGGAGCAATTGAAACTTGATAAAGAATTGGATGAGTACATGCATGAGGATAAGGATTCTGTACCAAAAGAGGAGAATGGTCATTTAAAGAGAAAGCGACCTTTAAAGGACAGGCTTGGGGCTCGGTTAGAAATGGATTACAAGGGGAGATATGAAATAACAGAGGCTGATCCAGAAGACAAAGTAGCAAATGAAATTGCATATAGGTTAGTAACTACATAGTTATCTATGCTGGAGGAAAATCACAAGGAATTATGGTCATTCAGCATAATGTACATTGGTACATCAATCATCAATTACTCTTGGCCTACGTCTCAATAATGGGTACATCGGCTTAGTTTTAAGTTGGGCTTTTGGTAGCTGACCCTTTGATAGACCATTCTATTTTGTGGCTTTCCTGAAGCCACTAaagaaataaatgtatttctgtattgcataaacaatatttttaaatgtcatgcATACCAGTATGTGATGGATGAAACATCTCTGAGAGATCAAACTTGGACAAATTTGGTGCACACTCACTTATGTGCACAAAATCTCTCAAAGTTTGATCTCTCAGATGTCACATACATCAACTGCTCAATACATGAATAAATGTCTTGATTCCACTAGCCTTCACTCTGAAATAGCAGAATATGGCAACAGACGCTTCTAGATATGTCTTATTTCTTATGATTACAACTGCCATTATCAGTCTTTCATAACTGTTGATTTTTATGAAAAACTCAAATGATAATGCCACTTTAAAACTAGCCCAGTGACCTGCTCTTAATTCAATCCTTAGCAAAGTAGATTAtccaaaataactttagttttCTCCTTCTTAGCGGAGTCAAGACTGCACTAGGATAAGGAGACCTGCTACAGTAAACCAATTATTGTGTGTGATTGCCTAGGACTTGACGAGTGTGATGTGCTTATTCCAAACAATGGAGACACACTAAAATAGCATGGGGTTGCTATCCCCAGTGTTTAAGATTCGCTTGAATAAACTGAGAACACTTAAAGTAGGAGGTTGTTGCACCATAATTTATGCAAAGAGATAAATTAGTTGTGTTGCAGCCATGCAGTGATACTCTTTACTGCAGTAGATATTGTGACTCCATTGCAGAAGGTTCTCATTAGTGCTATCACTTAGATGAGAAAAGGTGCAAAAGAAACGACTGTCACAGTGCTGACAAGATAACTTTCAGGTTTCAAGCACTGTTCGCTTAGTAACACAAACTGATATTAGACATGTTAGGTGTAACCTTTATAAAAAGGAAAATGAATACACAAATTTAAGTGAGCTGATCTTATATATGTTTAGCATTGGTTAGTTTATACAACCTAACTTGTGTAATATATTGGTGAGTTACTTCCTTTATGTAAACATAAGGGTGAAGGTTGTGCACATCAAACATCTGAAAAAATATAACTTActctggggagggggagagagagggattaTTCATATAATTGAATAGCTGTTTTAACTGTAAGCTGTTCTGCATTAAAACATGCAGATGTGACTTTAAATTGAATCTGATCAAGCAAACCTGTccatattattttatgtttcaaTAGAGAATTTGTATTCATCACTTGGGGAGAAAGAAAATATGCTCAATTTGCTTCACATCACAGATTAATGTTTCAACAGATCATGTCCAAAACCTAGGGAGCATGTACACAAATATTTTGAGTGGtgtgtttaatttttctttgtttttgctttCTCGTCCAGACTTCAAGAGCCCAAAAAAGATCTAATACAGCGGATTGTGAAAACAGTTGGAACAAAGAAGGCTATCGAGCTTCTCATGGAGACTGCAGAGGTGGAACAGAGTGGCGGACTCTTCATTATGGTGAGAGAAACCTAAATTCAGTATGGGTAACTAGCAATATGTCTTGATTTGATAagtcaatattttattaaataattacttGATAATATTTCATAaactatgcaatatatatataagggGCAGTGTAGATCACTATATTTTGGCAAGTTGCTCCAAACCTCTTTAACTTCTCAATATCTGGATTTTGGAAAGCCGCTTCCGAATTACCTTCAGCAAGTCATTAGGGTGTCATTAGCCAGACCGGAACAAGAGTTGAAAAAGTTATATGCTACATAACAAAACATGTACACATTTCTGATATTGCCCCATTGGCACCTGCTGAGATAAGGCACTGTTTGTGAATTATGGAATGCGCATTGGATTTTAAATGACTGACATGAGAATAAAGTTTGCTATTTGTTACTACTAATCCAGAAGATCTTTTTCTTTTGGAATGTATAAGAGTTCCAAGCTGGCTAATATCAatactgtgcatgtttttgcacAGATTGTCACAGCTGAGAGCGCAACGCTGATGCATTTAGCCAATGAATGGCCAACTCAATCAGACTCTGGCTTCTGCACCTCTGCAGAAACCAAATGTATGCAAAACAAGCAGGAGAGGGGACCCAGCTAAAAGGGGAAAAACcttgaaaaactgttttttccCCAATACTGGGAAATTTACGTTGGGTTACTCGTACCATTGTAAGCACAACAGCGTTATTATGCTTGTAATAACCCTTTAACTTCATGGAGAAGTACATTATAACCCAGTGCTTAAcatatttgtttggaatctaggggacagctaaaaaagttaggagcaagttttttttcttttaaaactagCGAAGTTTAATTTGCAACGAGAAATATACAGttcttaaacggacactatagtcaccagaaccactacagcttaatgtagttgttctagtgcctatagcctgtccctgaagCCTTTTcatggaaaatgcagtgtttacattgctgcctaataaaACCTCtactgacagtcactcagacagccattagagtcctgtgtcagtgctgcacagtgtgaagctCCATTGTTCCCCAATCTGTCCGCTTTAGCTACCCAGGCGCCAGGGCGAATTTTCGATTTGTCGAACCCTGGCATAACTCAATAATTAcaataaacatatattataaaatgcatagtgtgtgatttattatataaatatttaattggttttcattttatttttttatatatttggttGCAATTCTACCCTTTAATACTAGACTAATATTAACCCTTCTGAATCCTGTGTCAAGTGATGCTTCTATTTTATCCCTCTATCATTTTAGTTTCTGCCAGTTGCAGCTGTTAGCATATCTCTCAAACACCTCTTTTAGATGGCTATCAATCGTCTAAACAACTAGAATACCCTCTGTATATAACTGTTTGCGATCAAGATAAGCAGACtatcattatttaaaaacaaatgacaATCTTTCCCCTTCTCTTTGTGTACACGTTTAGTAGAGCGATGAACTGTTACAGATATTCAGTGTTTGGCattttagggtgctgtgtgtggggggggggaggggtaggggtgctgtgtgtgtttgggggggtaggggtgctgtgtgtgtttgggggggtaggggtgctgtgtgtgtgtgtgtgtgtgtgtgtgagtggggggggataggggtgctgtgtgtgtggggggggggggggagttgaagatgcattacatttttatttttttattaacttattaaatcagtatcccccccttcccttcttcttacctttggtgaaggggagggggggaacacagccatacctggtggtccggtggtggtatgcaggacaggaggacaggtcctgcagctctcctgtcctcctgcgcgatgctgtgtggagcgttgccatggtaacgcgcggcaacgctccacacagctcgcggaaggacaggagagctgatatatatatatatatatatatatatatatatatatatatatatatattgtgtgtgtgtgtgtgtgtgaaggattattcggggattcctgacagataacagtgttacaatataACTTGCGtttattttgaaaacaaaatagtttggaaatagcaaagtgctacttctacttattgccctataactttccccaaaaaagctaagaacatgttaacattgggtatttctaaactcaggataaaatttagaaactatttagcactggTGTTTTTGGGCGGTTAAAATTATAGCTACTCCTCTTTTTTTCAGCTTTCTCTAAGGACGCATGAGCAACTTGTTCGAACCACTCATATTTCCACCTAATCTCTTCCTCTCTTttccagtgggtttcttggatCATTGCTATATCAATCCGATTTTTCCTGAGCAATTCATATAAAAGCTTTCTTTTAAATGGT comes from Pelobates fuscus isolate aPelFus1 chromosome 5, aPelFus1.pri, whole genome shotgun sequence and encodes:
- the PHAX gene encoding phosphorylated adapter RNA export protein, translated to MALETVQRMMDDEELEDGEVSDSDTDMKVGATGDKAQHQQKLNYRSNTHLPSSIPYRSIKGLDSSDDSLSDSGDEDIAPWRRKRQKSSHPPPEISRPAFPFVPGQERQTGSSGAKLNIWASVLQEQTQEAVASELGIMDMEGQIDMSRQSETYNYILAKKMMEKTNQEEQLKLDKELDEYMHEDKDSVPKEENGHLKRKRPLKDRLGARLEMDYKGRYEITEADPEDKVANEIAYRLQEPKKDLIQRIVKTVGTKKAIELLMETAEVEQSGGLFIMNGSRRRTPGGVYLNLLKNTPSITSEQVKEIFLEENQKEYASKKAAQKRRRHIVGKKMKQAIKGLSFQEHDDTSRETFASDTNEALASLDDEHTEMKPDTEDVFDIDNTHDLETF